Proteins from a genomic interval of Zingiber officinale cultivar Zhangliang chromosome 2A, Zo_v1.1, whole genome shotgun sequence:
- the LOC122042875 gene encoding cyclin-T1-5-like isoform X2 produces the protein MAASQPFDGVYCHRSVSNCASTGPYSRTASIYAVLHPAAPYDPLTNLPFSRRQRDHTFSDFYAASGDQPPTKKRRIMPDGLVWDAGADGNTVFSSCWSLIQSPRREEENTRRRALSYAQPHERWESVRSEAEDALLVTRSEIEMCSPSRKDGIDCLLETQLRYSYCSYLQHLGFRLDLPQTTIGAAMVLGHRFFFRRSYACNDRFLIATAALFLATKSEDTPCLLNSVLRSSCEVSELLRIPYYPYLHHKDWFEHYREQIIETEQKILTTLDFEIEVEHPYAPLASVLGKLGLSQSVLHNVAWSLVSKRSYKHQGENCSLLCFPNLYYPD, from the exons ATGGCTGCCTCCCAGCCCTTTGACGGCGTCTATTGCCACAGATCCGTCTCGAATTGCGCTTCCACCGGACCCTATTCAAGAACCGCCTCCATCTATGCTGTCCTTCACCCTGCCGCTCCATACGACCCCTTAACGAATCTTCCCTTTTCTAGAAGGCAACGAGATCATACATTTTCAGACTTCTATGCCGCTTCAGGTGATCAGCCCCCGAcaaagaaaaggaggatcatgCCCGACGGACTCGTGTGGGACGCCGGCGCGGACGGTAATACGGTGTTCTCTAGTTGCTGGTCCCTCATACAGTCACCGAGGCGAGAAGAAGAAAACACGCGACGCCGTGCCCTGAGCTATGCGCAGCCCCACGAGCGATGGGAATCCGTGCGTTCGGAAGCGGAGGACGCACTGCTTGTTACCAGGAGCGAGATCGAGATGTGCTCCCCTTCAAGGAAGGACGGCATCGATTGCCTGCTTGAAACACAGTTGCGGTACTCCTACTGCTCGTACCTCCAGCATCTTGGATTCAGGCTCGACCT gccACAAACTACAATTGGTGCAGCGATGGTCCTTGGCCACCGGTTCTTTTTCCGGAGATCTTATGCCTGCAATGATAGATTT TTGATTGCCACAGCAGCTTTGTTCCTGGCAACTAAGTCTGAGGATACACCATGCTTATTGAATTCAGTGCTCAGGTCATCGTGTGAAGTTTCAGAACTTCTCAGAATTCCTTATTATCCATATCTACATCATAAG GATTGGTTTGAACATTATCGTGAACAAATTATTGAGACTGAGCAAAAGATACTGACTACTCTGGATTTTGAAATCGAAGTGGAGCATCCTTACGCTCCTCTGGCTTCTGTTCTTGGGAAACTTGGACTCTCACAATCTGTGCTTCATAATGTGGCTTGGAGTTTAGTTAGCAAAAG AAGCTACAAGCATCAAGGAGAGAATTGTTCTCTTCTTTGTTTCCCAAATTTATACTATCCTGATTGA
- the LOC122042875 gene encoding cyclin-T1-5-like isoform X6 yields MAASQPFDGVYCHRSVSNCASTGPYSRTASIYAVLHPAAPYDPLTNLPFSRRQRDHTFSDFYAASGDQPPTKKRRIMPDGLVWDAGADGNTVFSSCWSLIQSPRREEENTRRRALSYAQPHERWESVRSEAEDALLVTRSEIEMCSPSRKDGIDCLLETQLRYSYCSYLQHLGFRLDLPQTTIGAAMVLGHRFFFRRSYACNDRFLIATAALFLATKSEDTPCLLNSVLRSSCEVSELLRIPYYPYLHHKDWFEHYREQIIETEQKILTTLDFEIEVEHPYAPLASVLGKLGLSQSVLHNVAWSLVSKR; encoded by the exons ATGGCTGCCTCCCAGCCCTTTGACGGCGTCTATTGCCACAGATCCGTCTCGAATTGCGCTTCCACCGGACCCTATTCAAGAACCGCCTCCATCTATGCTGTCCTTCACCCTGCCGCTCCATACGACCCCTTAACGAATCTTCCCTTTTCTAGAAGGCAACGAGATCATACATTTTCAGACTTCTATGCCGCTTCAGGTGATCAGCCCCCGAcaaagaaaaggaggatcatgCCCGACGGACTCGTGTGGGACGCCGGCGCGGACGGTAATACGGTGTTCTCTAGTTGCTGGTCCCTCATACAGTCACCGAGGCGAGAAGAAGAAAACACGCGACGCCGTGCCCTGAGCTATGCGCAGCCCCACGAGCGATGGGAATCCGTGCGTTCGGAAGCGGAGGACGCACTGCTTGTTACCAGGAGCGAGATCGAGATGTGCTCCCCTTCAAGGAAGGACGGCATCGATTGCCTGCTTGAAACACAGTTGCGGTACTCCTACTGCTCGTACCTCCAGCATCTTGGATTCAGGCTCGACCT gccACAAACTACAATTGGTGCAGCGATGGTCCTTGGCCACCGGTTCTTTTTCCGGAGATCTTATGCCTGCAATGATAGATTT TTGATTGCCACAGCAGCTTTGTTCCTGGCAACTAAGTCTGAGGATACACCATGCTTATTGAATTCAGTGCTCAGGTCATCGTGTGAAGTTTCAGAACTTCTCAGAATTCCTTATTATCCATATCTACATCATAAG GATTGGTTTGAACATTATCGTGAACAAATTATTGAGACTGAGCAAAAGATACTGACTACTCTGGATTTTGAAATCGAAGTGGAGCATCCTTACGCTCCTCTGGCTTCTGTTCTTGGGAAACTTGGACTCTCACAATCTGTGCTTCATAATGTGGCTTGGAGTTTAGTTAGCAAAAG GTGA
- the LOC122042877 gene encoding pentatricopeptide repeat-containing protein At4g19890-like, translating into MHCLTRLHLHRSLVPVSGLALTNPTRPSADLVRPRQPFQGRPFVSQNNPASLSDVCALISHTYEDGDHQLRSLHVHLSDEQAVAALAFLADSEGSTVALSFFRWAIARPQFRHFLRFYVTAGTSLLALGNLKNAQEVMSCLAVSFSEVGRLKEAVGMAFEMRSQGLPISIDTMNLVLRIAIGSGSISYAEQLFAEMPANGIFPNSHTFKTMIAAYCRQGRIDDVERLLRTVEARGLLIDNVTCTLVVNAFCKKGCFGWVSGFFRKMLELGFVPNVINYTVLIAALCKRGSVKQAFQVLEEMVGLGLKPNVYTHTALIDGLCKIGWTERAFRLFLKLVRSNSYKPNVCTYTAMISGYCKENKLSRAEMLLTRMREQNLVPNTNTYTTLIDGYCKDGNLDRAYELMDQMKSDNCLPNICTYNAVVHGLCKQGRIHEAYRQLQVASEQGLHWDKVTYTILMTEHCKRSQCSRAMELFDQMVDSGCHPDIHAYTTLITAFCKLRRMVESERLFERCLGLGLVPTKETYTAMIGGYCRLGKAASALKIFEKMIQLGCVADSVTYGALISGLCNESRLDEARALYEAMLDKGLVPCEVSRITLAYEFCKRLRSNTAVCLLERLEKKQRTRTTNILVRKLSSEGQVDAAGLFINKLLDEDQNADRITCIAFLNACYETGRYSSASEFSERISKGRINFVKDISVIT; encoded by the coding sequence ATGCACTGCTTAACCCGATTGCATCTCCATCGTAGCCTCGTCCCAGTCTCAGGTTTAGCCCTCACCAATCCCACCAGGCCCTCCGCCGATCTCGTTCGCCCCCGCCAACCCTTCCAAGGTCGGCCCTTTGTGTCGCAGAACAATCCGGCGTCCCTCTCCGACGTCTGCGCTCTCATCTCCCATACCTATGAGGACGGCGACCACCAGCTTCGGTCCCTTCATGTCCACCTCTCCGACGAGCAAGCAGTCGCCGCCCTTGCCTTCCTCGCCGACTCCGAGGGCTCCACGGTGGCTCTCAGCTTTTTCCGCTGGGCGATCGCCCGCCCCCAGTTCCGCCACTTCTTGCGATTCTACGTCACCGCCGGGACCTCCTTGCTCGCCCTCGGCAACCTGAAGAATGCTCAGGAGGTCATGAGTTGCTTGGCTGTGAGCTTCTCTGAGGTAGGCAGGCTAAAAGAGGCCGTCGGCATGGCTTTCGAGATGCGTAGCCAGGGGCTCCCGATCAGCATCGACACCATGAATTTGGTTCTCAGGATTGCCATCGGCTCAGGATCTATTAGCTACGCAGAGCAACTGTTTGCTGAAATGCCTGCGAATGGAATCTTCCCCAATTCTCATACTTTCAAGACGATGATCGCTGCTTACTGCAGGCAGGGCCGGATTGATGATGTGGAGAGGCTGTTAAGGACGGTGGAGGCGAGGGGTCTTCTGATCGACAACGTGACATGCACTCTGGTGGTGAACGCCTTTTGCAAAAAGGGTTGTTTCGGTTGGGTCTCTGGTTTCTTCCGCAAGATGTTGGAACTTGGTTTTGTCCCAAATGTGATCAATTACACCGTCCTGATAGCTGCCCTTTGCAAAAGGGGAAGTGTTAAGCAGGCGTTTCAGGTGCTCGAGGAAATGGTTGGTCTAGGATTAAAGCCGAATGTGTATACCCATACTGCATTGATTGATGGGCTCTGCAAGATCGGTTGGACAGAGCGAGCTTTCAGGTTATTCCTGAAACTTGTACGCAGCAACTCCTACAAGCCGAATGTGTGTACTTATACTGCTATGATTTCAGGATACTGTAAGGAGAACAAGCTTAGTCGTGCAGAGATGTTGCTAACAAGAATGCGCGAGCAAAATTTGGTACCGAACACAAACACCTACACCACTCTGATCGATGGGTACTGCAAAGATGGAAATTTGGACCGAGCTTATGAAttaatggatcaaatgaaaagtGATAATTGTCTTCCAAATATCTGTACATATAATGCAGTTGTACATGGGCTCTGCAAACAAGGTAGGATTCATGAAGCTTATAGGCAACTACAGGTGGCTTCAGAACAGGGGTTGCATTGGGATAAAGTCACATATACTATTCTTATGACTGAGCATTGCAAGCGAAGCCAATGCTCTCGAGCTATGGAATTATTTGATCAGATGGTTGATTCAGGATGCCATCCTGACATTCATGCATACACCACTCTGATTACTGCTTTTTGTAAGTTAAGGAGAATGGTCGAGAGTGAAAGGTTGTTTGAGAGATGTCTCGGATTGGGGTTAGTTCCTACAAAAGAAACTTACACGGCGATGATTGGTGGATACTGTAGGCTAGGTAAAGCAGCCTCTGCATTGAAAATCTTTGAGAAGATGATTCAGCTTGGTTGTGTAGCTGACTCAGTAACATATGGCGCTTTAATAAGTGGCCTCTGCAATGAATCTAGGTTGGATGAGGCAAGGGCACTTTATGAAGCTATGCTGGATAAAGGTCTGGTCCCATGTGAAGTTAGTCGCATTACATTGGCATATGAATTTTGCAAGAGGCTGAGGTCTAATACTGCAGTATGTCTATTGGAGAGGCTTGAAAAAAAACAGCGGACTCGAACAACTAATATCTTAGTAAGGAAGCTTAGTTCTGAAGGGCAAGTTGATGCAGCAGGTCTGTTCATTAACAAACTATTGGATGAAGATCAGAATGCTGATCGCATAACTTGCATTGCATTTTTAAATGCATGCTATGAAACAGGTAGGTATTCAAGTGCATCTGAGTTTTCTGAGAGAATTTCAAAGGGAAGAATCAACTTTGTGAAGGACATCAGTGTGATAACTTGA
- the LOC122042875 gene encoding cyclin-T1-5-like isoform X5, which yields MAASQPFDGVYCHRSVSNCASTGPYSRTASIYAVLHPAAPYDPLTNLPFSRRQRDHTFSDFYAASGDQPPTKKRRIMPDGLVWDAGADGNTVFSSCWSLIQSPRREEENTRRRALSYAQPHERWESVRSEAEDALLVTRSEIEMCSPSRKDGIDCLLETQLRYSYCSYLQHLGFRLDLPQTTIGAAMVLGHRFFFRRSYACNDRFLIATAALFLATKSEDTPCLLNSVLRSSCEVSELLRIPYYPYLHHKDWFEHYREQIIETEQKILTTLDFEIEVEHPYAPLASVLGKLGLSQSVLHNVAWSLVSKRKPD from the exons ATGGCTGCCTCCCAGCCCTTTGACGGCGTCTATTGCCACAGATCCGTCTCGAATTGCGCTTCCACCGGACCCTATTCAAGAACCGCCTCCATCTATGCTGTCCTTCACCCTGCCGCTCCATACGACCCCTTAACGAATCTTCCCTTTTCTAGAAGGCAACGAGATCATACATTTTCAGACTTCTATGCCGCTTCAGGTGATCAGCCCCCGAcaaagaaaaggaggatcatgCCCGACGGACTCGTGTGGGACGCCGGCGCGGACGGTAATACGGTGTTCTCTAGTTGCTGGTCCCTCATACAGTCACCGAGGCGAGAAGAAGAAAACACGCGACGCCGTGCCCTGAGCTATGCGCAGCCCCACGAGCGATGGGAATCCGTGCGTTCGGAAGCGGAGGACGCACTGCTTGTTACCAGGAGCGAGATCGAGATGTGCTCCCCTTCAAGGAAGGACGGCATCGATTGCCTGCTTGAAACACAGTTGCGGTACTCCTACTGCTCGTACCTCCAGCATCTTGGATTCAGGCTCGACCT gccACAAACTACAATTGGTGCAGCGATGGTCCTTGGCCACCGGTTCTTTTTCCGGAGATCTTATGCCTGCAATGATAGATTT TTGATTGCCACAGCAGCTTTGTTCCTGGCAACTAAGTCTGAGGATACACCATGCTTATTGAATTCAGTGCTCAGGTCATCGTGTGAAGTTTCAGAACTTCTCAGAATTCCTTATTATCCATATCTACATCATAAG GATTGGTTTGAACATTATCGTGAACAAATTATTGAGACTGAGCAAAAGATACTGACTACTCTGGATTTTGAAATCGAAGTGGAGCATCCTTACGCTCCTCTGGCTTCTGTTCTTGGGAAACTTGGACTCTCACAATCTGTGCTTCATAATGTGGCTTGGAGTTTAGTTAGCAAAAG GAAACCTGATTAG
- the LOC122042875 gene encoding cyclin-T1-3-like isoform X3, which translates to MAASQPFDGVYCHRSVSNCASTGPYSRTASIYAVLHPAAPYDPLTNLPFSRRQRDHTFSDFYAASGDQPPTKKRRIMPDGLVWDAGADGNTVFSSCWSLIQSPRREEENTRRRALSYAQPHERWESVRSEAEDALLVTRSEIEMCSPSRKDGIDCLLETQLRYSYCSYLQHLGFRLDLPQTTIGAAMVLGHRFFFRRSYACNDRFLIATAALFLATKSEDTPCLLNSVLRSSCEVSELLRIPYYPYLHHKDWFEHYREQIIETEQKILTTLDFEIEVEHPYAPLASVLGKLGLSQSVLHNVAWSLVSKRYLGWLSTTAW; encoded by the exons ATGGCTGCCTCCCAGCCCTTTGACGGCGTCTATTGCCACAGATCCGTCTCGAATTGCGCTTCCACCGGACCCTATTCAAGAACCGCCTCCATCTATGCTGTCCTTCACCCTGCCGCTCCATACGACCCCTTAACGAATCTTCCCTTTTCTAGAAGGCAACGAGATCATACATTTTCAGACTTCTATGCCGCTTCAGGTGATCAGCCCCCGAcaaagaaaaggaggatcatgCCCGACGGACTCGTGTGGGACGCCGGCGCGGACGGTAATACGGTGTTCTCTAGTTGCTGGTCCCTCATACAGTCACCGAGGCGAGAAGAAGAAAACACGCGACGCCGTGCCCTGAGCTATGCGCAGCCCCACGAGCGATGGGAATCCGTGCGTTCGGAAGCGGAGGACGCACTGCTTGTTACCAGGAGCGAGATCGAGATGTGCTCCCCTTCAAGGAAGGACGGCATCGATTGCCTGCTTGAAACACAGTTGCGGTACTCCTACTGCTCGTACCTCCAGCATCTTGGATTCAGGCTCGACCT gccACAAACTACAATTGGTGCAGCGATGGTCCTTGGCCACCGGTTCTTTTTCCGGAGATCTTATGCCTGCAATGATAGATTT TTGATTGCCACAGCAGCTTTGTTCCTGGCAACTAAGTCTGAGGATACACCATGCTTATTGAATTCAGTGCTCAGGTCATCGTGTGAAGTTTCAGAACTTCTCAGAATTCCTTATTATCCATATCTACATCATAAG GATTGGTTTGAACATTATCGTGAACAAATTATTGAGACTGAGCAAAAGATACTGACTACTCTGGATTTTGAAATCGAAGTGGAGCATCCTTACGCTCCTCTGGCTTCTGTTCTTGGGAAACTTGGACTCTCACAATCTGTGCTTCATAATGTGGCTTGGAGTTTAGTTAGCAAAAG ATATCTGGGTTGGCTTTCAACAACTGCATGGTGA
- the LOC122042875 gene encoding cyclin-T1-5-like isoform X4 — protein MAASQPFDGVYCHRSVSNCASTGPYSRTASIYAVLHPAAPYDPLTNLPFSRRQRDHTFSDFYAASGDQPPTKKRRIMPDGLVWDAGADGNTVFSSCWSLIQSPRREEENTRRRALSYAQPHERWESVRSEAEDALLVTRSEIEMCSPSRKDGIDCLLETQLRYSYCSYLQHLGFRLDLPQTTIGAAMVLGHRFFFRRSYACNDRFLIATAALFLATKSEDTPCLLNSVLRSSCEVSELLRIPYYPYLHHKDWFEHYREQIIETEQKILTTLDFEIEVEHPYAPLASVLGKLGLSQSVLHNVAWSLVSKRVGCLQCLDI, from the exons ATGGCTGCCTCCCAGCCCTTTGACGGCGTCTATTGCCACAGATCCGTCTCGAATTGCGCTTCCACCGGACCCTATTCAAGAACCGCCTCCATCTATGCTGTCCTTCACCCTGCCGCTCCATACGACCCCTTAACGAATCTTCCCTTTTCTAGAAGGCAACGAGATCATACATTTTCAGACTTCTATGCCGCTTCAGGTGATCAGCCCCCGAcaaagaaaaggaggatcatgCCCGACGGACTCGTGTGGGACGCCGGCGCGGACGGTAATACGGTGTTCTCTAGTTGCTGGTCCCTCATACAGTCACCGAGGCGAGAAGAAGAAAACACGCGACGCCGTGCCCTGAGCTATGCGCAGCCCCACGAGCGATGGGAATCCGTGCGTTCGGAAGCGGAGGACGCACTGCTTGTTACCAGGAGCGAGATCGAGATGTGCTCCCCTTCAAGGAAGGACGGCATCGATTGCCTGCTTGAAACACAGTTGCGGTACTCCTACTGCTCGTACCTCCAGCATCTTGGATTCAGGCTCGACCT gccACAAACTACAATTGGTGCAGCGATGGTCCTTGGCCACCGGTTCTTTTTCCGGAGATCTTATGCCTGCAATGATAGATTT TTGATTGCCACAGCAGCTTTGTTCCTGGCAACTAAGTCTGAGGATACACCATGCTTATTGAATTCAGTGCTCAGGTCATCGTGTGAAGTTTCAGAACTTCTCAGAATTCCTTATTATCCATATCTACATCATAAG GATTGGTTTGAACATTATCGTGAACAAATTATTGAGACTGAGCAAAAGATACTGACTACTCTGGATTTTGAAATCGAAGTGGAGCATCCTTACGCTCCTCTGGCTTCTGTTCTTGGGAAACTTGGACTCTCACAATCTGTGCTTCATAATGTGGCTTGGAGTTTAGTTAGCAAAAG AGTAGGTTGTTTGCAATGTCTTGACATCTGA
- the LOC122042875 gene encoding cyclin-T1-5-like isoform X1 encodes MAASQPFDGVYCHRSVSNCASTGPYSRTASIYAVLHPAAPYDPLTNLPFSRRQRDHTFSDFYAASGDQPPTKKRRIMPDGLVWDAGADGNTVFSSCWSLIQSPRREEENTRRRALSYAQPHERWESVRSEAEDALLVTRSEIEMCSPSRKDGIDCLLETQLRYSYCSYLQHLGFRLDLPQTTIGAAMVLGHRFFFRRSYACNDRFLIATAALFLATKSEDTPCLLNSVLRSSCEVSELLRIPYYPYLHHKDWFEHYREQIIETEQKILTTLDFEIEVEHPYAPLASVLGKLGLSQSVLHNVAWSLVSKSYRSSLCLQFKPRHIAAGAAFLAARTLNFDVILHPSILYEFQTTPFILQDVAQQLMELS; translated from the exons ATGGCTGCCTCCCAGCCCTTTGACGGCGTCTATTGCCACAGATCCGTCTCGAATTGCGCTTCCACCGGACCCTATTCAAGAACCGCCTCCATCTATGCTGTCCTTCACCCTGCCGCTCCATACGACCCCTTAACGAATCTTCCCTTTTCTAGAAGGCAACGAGATCATACATTTTCAGACTTCTATGCCGCTTCAGGTGATCAGCCCCCGAcaaagaaaaggaggatcatgCCCGACGGACTCGTGTGGGACGCCGGCGCGGACGGTAATACGGTGTTCTCTAGTTGCTGGTCCCTCATACAGTCACCGAGGCGAGAAGAAGAAAACACGCGACGCCGTGCCCTGAGCTATGCGCAGCCCCACGAGCGATGGGAATCCGTGCGTTCGGAAGCGGAGGACGCACTGCTTGTTACCAGGAGCGAGATCGAGATGTGCTCCCCTTCAAGGAAGGACGGCATCGATTGCCTGCTTGAAACACAGTTGCGGTACTCCTACTGCTCGTACCTCCAGCATCTTGGATTCAGGCTCGACCT gccACAAACTACAATTGGTGCAGCGATGGTCCTTGGCCACCGGTTCTTTTTCCGGAGATCTTATGCCTGCAATGATAGATTT TTGATTGCCACAGCAGCTTTGTTCCTGGCAACTAAGTCTGAGGATACACCATGCTTATTGAATTCAGTGCTCAGGTCATCGTGTGAAGTTTCAGAACTTCTCAGAATTCCTTATTATCCATATCTACATCATAAG GATTGGTTTGAACATTATCGTGAACAAATTATTGAGACTGAGCAAAAGATACTGACTACTCTGGATTTTGAAATCGAAGTGGAGCATCCTTACGCTCCTCTGGCTTCTGTTCTTGGGAAACTTGGACTCTCACAATCTGTGCTTCATAATGTGGCTTGGAGTTTAGTTAGCAAAAG TTATCGAAGTTCACTTTGCCTTCAGTTTAAGCCTCGCCATATTGCTGCTGGAGCTGCATTTCTTGCTGCCAGGACCCTAAACTTCGACGTAATTTTACATCCAAGTATTctgtacgagtttcaaactacaCCATTTATCCTCCAAG ATGTTGCCCAACAGTTGATGGAGCTTTCCTGA